A window of Candidatus Thermoplasmatota archaeon genomic DNA:
GATGGTTTTGTTGAAAAAATCTGTAAAAAAGCTTGTTGAATTATGATTTTTTCTGTTTGCTGTGCGTGATTCTCACAGCAAAATGAGACGTTATGCTGAATTTATGGATTCATTTCGGGATGTAGCCCATATTGAAGAAAAAGCTATAAATCATCACCAGTTGCAGGGGTTGAGGGAAAAGAAGTATGCTTCGACATGAACGTGTAAAAGTTGTCATTATGGGTGCTGCTGGTCGAGATTTCCATAACTTTAATGTTTTTTTCAGAGATAATCCTCATTATGAGGTTGTTGCATTTACAGCGGCCCAGATTCCTGATATTGCTGGTCGAAAGTATCCAAAACAGCTTGCAGGTGATCTCTACCCGCAGGGGATACCAATTTATCCTGAAGAAGAAGTGATGGATATCATAAAAAAATATGATGTTGATCGGGTGGTTTTTGCATATAGTGATATCCCACATACCTACGTGATGAATCGAGCATCAATGGCAAATGCTGCTGGTGCTGATTTCATGCTCATGGGTGCAAAATCAACCATGCTTCAATCCTCAAAACCAGTTATTGCCGTGTGTGCGGTTCGTACAGGGGCCGGTAAATCTCAGATTTCTCGGCAGATTTTCGAAATTCTTCGGAATAATAAACTTCGAGTTGCAAGCATTCGTCATCCAATGCCCTATGATCAAAATCTGATCTCGCAGATATGTCAACGGTTTGCTTCCTACGATGATTTAGATAAATACAATTGTACGATTGAGGAACGAGAAGAATACGAGCCGTATATTGATATGAATGGCATTATTTATGCTGGTGTAGATTACGAAATGATCTTACGTGAAGCTGAAAAAGAAGCAGATGTCATCATCTGGGATGGCGGAAATAATGATTTTCCATTCATCAAACCGAATCTGTTGATAACTATAGCTGATCCTCACCGTGCGGGTCATGAAATATCATATTATCCTGGTGAGATGAATGTTCGAGCTGCTGATGTCGTTGTCATCAACAAGGTTAACACTGCGTCAAAAGAAGCGATCACCATGGTTAAAGAAAACATTAAACTTGTAAATCCACAAGCAAAAATTATTCTTGGAAACTCGGTAGTTACCTGCGATCATCCTGAACAAATTCAAGGAAAAAATGTGTTAGTAATCGAAGACGGTCCGACGGTGACGCATGGCAGTATGGCATATGGTGCTGGTACGGTTGCTGCACAGAACAATAAGGCGCATGAAATTGTTGATCCTCGGCCATATGCAATTGGAAGTATTAAAACCACATTTGAAAAATATAATCATCTCAGTCGTGTTTTACCTGCGATGGGATATGGAAAAAAACAGATCAAAGAACTGGAACAAACGATCAACAGTATTCCGTGTGACCTTGTGATTAGCGGCACGCCAATTGATTTAAACCGAGTGGTAAAAATCAATAAACCGTTGCTCCGGGTTCGGTATGGTGTTGGTCCTGATACCGCACAAGCTTTAGAAAAAATCGTTGTTGAATTCTTAAAAAAACAAAATCTACTTTAATTTTTTACCAATAAGTGCAAACTGGGCTAGGAGCGCTTCGAGTTGGATGTGTTCATTACTTCCTTCGACGATGCGGAACTCGATTTCACCGGTTTTTTCAATGAGTTGTATCTTATACTCATCAGGAATTGTGAGATCAAAAATCGTTGTATGCATTTGCCGGATAATATCCTCGCCAGAAAGACCGTATTTAATGAGTAAGTCGTAGAGTTGGTTTCGTGCAGCGATAAAATTACCGGTGAGTGCAGTCAGGATGAGCTGTTTTACATCTTCAGGTCGTGCTGTTGTTGAGGTCTGATAGAGGAGATCAGCAGTTATCGTATGATCGACAGATGCTCCAACTTGAAGGAGATTAATTGCTTTTCGCATGTCTCCGCGAGAGATATAAATCAAAGTTTCAAGTCCATCGGGAGTGATTTCAAGTTTTTCTTTGGTGGCAATTTTCTTGATATATTGTTTGATATTTTCAGGAAGAATTGGTTTAAAGCGGAACACAGCACATCGTGATTGTATTGGTTCTATGATTTTTGATGAGTAATTGACTGAGAGAATAAAACGACAGTTGTGAGAATATCGTTCAATGGTTCTTCTGAGTGCTGCTTGTGCATCAGGGGTTAGCGCGTCAGCTTCGTCAAGAAAGATGAGTTTAAAAGGTACATCTCCAATCGGTGCGGTTCGTGCGAAATCTTTTATTTTACCTCGGATGATTGCAATACCTCGTTCATCGCTTGCGTTGAGTTCGTGGAAGTTTTGTTTCCAAGTTTTTTCACCAAAGACCGCTCGTGCAAGTGCGATTGCTGAGGTGGTTTTCCCGGTTCCTGCAGGGCCGGCGAAAATTAAATGGGGGACGTTTTTTGTTTTTGCGTAGGCAAGTAATCTTTCGATGATTGCATCTTGACCAACAATTTCTTCAAGTGTCCTCGGTCGATATTTCTCAATCCATATTTCTTGTGATGCACGATCTTCTGTCATTTCTTTCGTACCCGTCATCATGGATAATATTCCACGATTTTATTAATCTTTGTTACCTTCATCCCTTGCGTAGACTTCTCAAAAATTTTTTATAACTTAATAAAATAAAAATAAGTTTTTGCTTGAGTTTCCGCAAGTTATATTTTATCCCGAATACTTTTCCCGAATACCTTTTTTCAATCAATATTTCCTGCATATTTGTTGGTGGGTCCTCGTGTGGCCATTGATTGATGTTTTTTCTTGAGGTAAAATTGCGGAAGTTTTCTGTTTTGTCATTTTGCCACAAAAACTTTATATAAATTTCATGACAAGGAATAGCAAGTTAAACTATAGCAAGGAAGGTTAAATATGGAGAAAAAAACCACAAATCACATTATTAAATTTGTGGCATTCCTCATCATTGCAAATCTCCCGTTTCTTACCATGACCAATATCCTTGGATTCAATGGATTTATCGATTCATTCATCAATCATACGTACTACACCTACTATAAAACCGATGAACTCGGCATTAAAAACCGCAATACTCCATATCTCATCATCCAAAAAGCAACCCATCCTCAGTTTTCAATCAACATTGGGGACACCATTTTCTACATCAAAAATAACGGTGATCTCATATGCTCCTCTGTTGATAATGTACAGATCGAAGAAATCATTGAGAGATATCATGTGATCAACCCAGAGAAAAACGATGAACTTGTGTATCCAAGTCAAATTCTTGGAAAAGTCGTCAGCACCATCGACGACAATCCTTGGAATTCACTTTCATTAAAAATATGGGATCTTTCGATTAACAATCTGAATGCAGCAGCACTCTTCATCAACCACTAAAAAACCAACTTTTCAAATCATAAGCTTCTTTAAGAACATGTCTGTTACCCCCTTTTGGGGTTTTTTATGAACTTTATACCAAATGTATCTAGTAAACAAGAACTGCTCGAAGAATTGCACCTTCAAAGCATTGATGAACTTTTTGTAGATGTACCACATCAGATCAGAATAAAAAATCTTAACCTCCCTCCAGGATTGAACCAACAGGAAACCGAGGAAAAACTCAAAAAAATCGCCAACAAAAATAAACCCTGCAGCATGATGCCAAGTTTTCTCGGGGGAGGTATTAAACATCACTATATTCCCGCAGCAGTAAAAACGATTGTCTCTCGATCAGAATTCTACACTGCATACACCCCGTATCAACCTGAGGCAAGCCAAGGTTTTCTCCAAGCCATGTTTGAATATCAAAGCATGATCTGTGAACTCACCGGCATGGATGTTGCAAATGCATCTCTTTATGATGGTGCAACTGCACTTGGTGAAGCAGCTCTCATGTGCAGCAGGATCAACAATAAAAAAACCTTTCTGGTACCTACGAACGTTTCATGGGATAAGCGCTGCGTTCTTCGTAATTATACCAAAGGAGCAGGAATCACTATCAAAGAGATACCGTATGACCAAAAAACCGGAAAAATAAATCTCAATATTTTAGCGCAACATCTTGACCAAACCGTATGCGGTGTCTACCTGGAAAATCCAAATTTTTTCGGCGTCTTCGAAGATGACGTAGAGCATCTCTACAGCCTCATCAAAGAAAACAACGCATTATTCGTTGTCGGGGTTGATCCGATCAGCCTTGGCATAGTCAAAAATCCAGGTGAATACCACGCAGATATTGTCATTGGAGAAGGAAGAAATCTAGGAAATTCGCTTGATTTTGGTGGTTCAAGTCTTGGTATTTTTGCATGTAAAAAAGAATATGTTCGACAATTGCCCGGTCGAATCATTGGACTTACTACAGATGCTCAAGGGAAACGTGCTTTTTGTATGACTCTTCAAACCCGGGAGCAACATATTCGACGAAGTAAAGCAACCAGTAACATCTGCACCAATGAGGGACTCTGTGCACTCACGGCAACAGTTTATCTTGGACTTCTCGGTGGCACTGGTTTAGAAAAACTCAGCCGGATTAATCATAAGAAAGCAGTTGACTTCTGTACAACAGTAACAAAAATCCCTGGGTTTCATCAAGAATTCCAAGCAGCGTATTTTAACGAAATAGTTCTACGAACGCCTGATGCACGCAAAGTTAACTACACTCTTTTCAAACATGGTATTCATGGTGGTCTCCCACTTGAAACCATGTACCCTGAATTGAAAAATTGTCTACTTTTCGGCGTCACAGAACTAACAACATCAGAAGACATTGACCACGTATCAAAAATCCTTTCGGAGGTCTTTTAATATGTACCGAAGCGTTAGGTATGATGAACCCTTGATTAACGAGCTTGATGACAAACCAAAAGCAGAATTCAAACCAGACTCAGATATACCTGCGTCACTGCGAAAAAAGCAGAATATTTCACTTCCTGATCTCGAAGAAAATCAGGTTGTCCGTCATTATCTCCGTCTCAGTCAGATGAACTATGGTGTTGACACGGGAATTTATCCACTGGGATCGTGTACCATGAAGTATAATCCTAAACTCTGTGATCGTATCAGTGCTTGGGAACAATTTACTGCGACACATCCTTGTCAAAACCAAGAAACAATTCAGGGAAATCTTCAACTGATGTACGAACTTGAAAAAATGCTGTGCGAAATCACAGGGATGGATGCTATGACGTTACAACCAGCAGCTGGGGCTCATGGTGAATTTACTGGTTTGTTAATTGCCAAGGCATACCATGAATATCACAAAGATTTCGCACGAGATCAAATTATTCTTCCTGATACTGCTCATGGGACAAATCCTGCAAGTGCTGCTATGGCTGGGTATCAGATAGTCGAGATCCCTTCAACACCCGAGGGAACGGTTGATCTAACAGCATTAAAAAAGACGCTTTCTCATCGAACTGCTGTTTTTATGTTAACCAACCCGAACACGCTCGGCATCTTTGAACATGATATCCTCGACATCGCCAAGCTCGTTCATGATGCTGGCGCACTGCTTTATTATGATGGTGCAAACATGAATGCAATCATGGGAAAAGCACGACCTGGTGACATGGGTTTTGACATCGTTCATGTGAACCTCCATAAGACCTTTGCTACCCCTCATGGTGGCGGGGGTCCGGGAGCTGGACCCGTTGGAGTGAAAAAAAAGCTTGAACGATTTCTCCCGGTACCTCGGATTATTCTTGAACATACTCAATATCACTTAGACTATGATTATCCTCAATCTATTGGAAAAATTAGGAGTTTTTATGGTAATTTTTCTGTGCTTGTTCGTGCTTATGTGTACATTACCATGATGGGAGCGGATGGCCTCAAAGAAGCATCAGAAATCGCTGTGCTCAACGCAAATTATATGAAGGAAAAGATCCTTGAATCAGGAAAATATAGTCTCCCGGGAAAAAATCTCCGTAAACATGAATTTGTACTTAGCTGTGAAAAACTATTGCAAGAAAAAGGTATTCGGGCACTCGACATTGCAAAACGTCTTCTTGATTATGGATTGCATCCACCTACCATATATTTTCCTCTTCTTGTCAAAGAAGCATTAATGATTGAACCGACAGAAACAGAATCAAAGAAAACCTTAGACCAATATATCGATGTTTTACGTATTATTGCCGATGAAGATCCTGCTCTTCTGCATCAAGCACCACAGAATACCTCAGTTAAACGGATTGATGAAACCAAAGCAGTAAAAGATTCAATCTTAAATTGGAAGATGCTCCAGAGAAAACAGGAAGAAAAGATCCTTCTTCAAAAAGCCGACACAATTAAATAAGTATGATTTTTTACATACTTACGATAATATTCTACAAATAAGGGATCATATGCCATCGCAAAAATCTGTTCTTGTCACAGGACTGCCCAAAGAAACTTTATCACTGTGTCCTGAATGCAAAAACATCATCAAAGCAACACTTTTTGAAAAAAATGGAAAAGTCATGATTCATAAAACCTGTAAAAACCATGGAGAATTCGAAGATGTATACTGGTCAGATGTCGGCATGTATCTCAAAGCAGAAAAATGGGCGTTTGATGGAACAGGTGTCGATAACCCCTTTATCAAAGATGCAAAGATCTGCCCTCAGGAATGTGGTCTCTGCAACCTGCATTTATCACATACCTGTCTTGCACTCATTGATCTGACAAATCGATGTAATCTCCAATGTCCGATTTGTTTTGCAAATGCCAATGCAGCTGGCTATGTTTTCGAACCAACCTTTGATGAAGTTGTTCGGATGATGGAAAATCTACGGGCTGAACGGCCGGTACCGTGTAAAGCAATCCAATTTGCTGGTGGGGAGCCAACGATTTACCCACGGTTTTTTGATGTTATTAAAAAAGCAAAAGAACTAGGTTTTGCTCAGATTCAAGTTGCAACAAATGGTTTGAAGATGGTTGATTTTGAGTTTTGTCAAAACATGCGTGATGCAGGGATGAATACGATATATCTACAATTTGATAGTTTGCGGGAGAAGGATTATATTGCTGCACGCGGTCGAAAGCTCCTTGACATAAAACTAAAAGCTGTCGAAAACTGTAAAAAAGTAACTCCGAAACCACTTTCAACAGTTCTCGTGCCAACAGTGGTTAAAACCGTTAATGATGATCAGGTTGGCGCAATTGCACAATATGCTGTTGATAATGCACAGGTGATCCGTGGTGTGAACTACCAGCCAGTCTCATTTACTGGTCGAATCGATACAAAAGAATTAGCCAAGCAACGGTACACAATTCCTGATCTGATAAAAGATTTAGAAAACCAAACAACGTTTCTGAAAAAAGATGATTTCTACCCAGTTCCCATTGTTGCTCCTGTTTCTGAACTTGTATCAATTCTTTCAAATCGAGATGAAGTTACCTTTACATCACATCCTCATTGCGGCTATGCAACGTTTGTCTTTGTCAATAATGGTACCGTGACACCAATCCCGCGGTTTGTTGATGTCGAAGGATTATTTACACGAATGGAAGAGCTTGCTGGTAAAGCAGAAAAATACCAATTCTTGATACGCATTGCAAAACGATTTAAGAAAAAAAGTGATCTGAAAAAAACCTTTGAAAAATATTTTGGTGAATTTATTGATAAAAATAAGATGCCTGAAGGAATAGATATTGTTGATGCGTTATCGACAGTTGCTTTTGAAAAAGATAAAAAAGCAGTTGGAGAGTTTACCTGGAAGACCTTGATGATCGGGGCGATGCATTTCCAAGATTCATATAACTATGATATTGAACGAGTAAAACGATGTGTCATCCATTATGCAACACCAGATGATCGCATTATTCCGTTTTGTGCATACAATGGTGGGCCAACCTATCGAACTGAGGTTGAACAGAAATTCAGTACGCCACTGGATGAATGGAGAAAACGCAATAAAGAAAAATAATTTTTTAACTCTTCTCCGCAGATCTTCGATGTACCAGATATACAGTATATAGAGACATACTCTATATTTTGTTCATAAGAAATCGACTGGTAGTATGAATGTATCTATAGTTCAGAAGTATAAACGATAGCTCTGCATATATAGGATGGGATGCGGCAGGTTTTGATGGGAAAAAAAGACCTGCCGTTTTAGTGTTCAAAACTATACGGCTTCTTCATATATAAAAATCTGTTCTGTGAAAATGTCAAATTGAAAAAATAACGAATGTATCTAACATTAAAACTAATCCACATACACTTCATTTTCTTCAAAAGGTTCATATTTATAAAGTATGTGTTGATTATCCTGTGTTGAAATATATGGTGATTATTGCTCCGTCGATTCTTTCAGCGGATTTTTCGTGTTTAGGAGACGAAGTAACGGCTCTTGAACAAGCCGGCGCCGAATGGATTCATCTTGATGTTATGGATGGTCATTTCGTGCCAAATATTACGATGGGTCCTGTAGTGGTTGCCGGTATTCGGAAAAAAACGAAACTGTTTTTTGATTGTCATCTGATGATTAAAGAACCTCATCAGTATATTGAAGCATTTGCCAAAGCTGGTGCTGATTTGATTACGATTCATGCTGAGACAACAACAGATCATAAAAAGATTCTACAAAAAATCCATGCTTGTGGGTGTAAAGCTGGAATGTCGGTGAATCCTGAAACCTCATTAGAACCAGTGAAAGCAGTACTTACAGATCTTGATTTAGTTTTGATTATGTCGGTTCATCCCGGTTTTTCAGGACAATCATTTATTTATGATGTTGTACCAAAAATAAGACAAGCTCGTCAATTGATTGATGCATCAAAAAAAGAAATTTTTCTCCAAGTTGATGGCGGGATTAATCAAGAAACCGCCCGTATTGCTAAACAGAATGGAGCAACAGTGTTGGTTGCAGCAAATTTTGTTTTTAAAAATAAAAGGTATGCTGACGCGATTCGTTTATTGAAAGAAGCATAACTAGAACGATTTTCAAAGTCCAGATGCTAGGTCACGAATGACTGCAAGTTTGTCTTTTGCCTTGACCACGCCGCTTGCAAGTAGCACTCCGTCTGCTCCAAGTTTGAGTGCCATCTGAACGTCTTTTCCATTTTTGACGCCTGCTCCGCAGAGTACCCGAACATCGGTATCAATTTTTTTCACAACATCAACACTGTTTTTGACGATGTCTGGATTTGCAGTGGTTACGGAGATGTCACCGCCGATGAGTTCTGGTGGTTCAACAGCGATAAAATTTGGTGATAGTGCTGCTGCTGCTTTTGAAGTTGCCACGTTATTCGTACAGACGATTTGATCAAGATTGTTCTTCTTTGCTAACGTTATACAGCTGTCGATGTCGGCAAGGATGAGTCGATGTTCACTATGGTTGATGAGTGTACCTTTCGCTCCTGCGGCAACAACTGCATCAGGGAGTATCCATCCGGTATGACTTCCCGGTGTTATTGGGTCAATGTGTTGGGCGTACACTGGTATTTTAAGATTCTTGCTGCATAGCATGATGTCCATTGGTTGTACAGCGATTGCCATGCTTGCTCCTGTTTCTTCTGCCACGGTTTGCATGATTTGTCCGATTTCAAGTGCTTTGGTTCCGGTTGATTCGGTATATGTTTTTACGTTGACGACAATAGTCGGGGTTTTTAACATGAATTATTGTCTCCTCACGATAGATTTTTTTATGTATGGTAATGAATATGGTATGATAAATAGCTTATGTGTAATGGGTACGCAAAAATTTTAGGTAAGCGAAAAAGAGTATTGTTGTGTTTTTTGTTTTTGAAAAAAGAAAAAAAGAAGATGATGGGGAAAAAGTTTAGTAGAAATCTTCAAGGTTTCCTTTGAAGGTTCCAAAGATATAGAAGTTTCCACGGAATCCATGAAATTCAAGAGGTATTTCTATTCTTTTAAGTCTCATGGTTCCCGAGATTGTTCCGAGGAGGTTTGTGGTTCGGTAGTGGAGGTTGAGTGCAAAGAATTTCATGGTGTCTCCAAATCGTGATACTCGTGGAAATAAAATAAATCCTCGGATGAACGTCCGGTCAAATATTCCTGTTGGTTGTTCGTCAGGTTGTGGTGCGCAGGTCATTGCAGCTATATTGGGTAATACGCCAATTAGTAACATACACATTATTATGCCAAGTATCTTTTTCTTCATAGTTCAAGCCCCATTATATTTTATATATGTATATATTATAAATATGTACTATATTAATATTTCGCTTGTTACGTTGAAAACTCTGTAAAATTATTATATACTTGATATATCCGAAGGGTTTTTTCAGAACAAACTAACTCCCCACAAGTCAAAGTAATCAATATAAATTCTTGATCATTTGAGGGACATTATGAAAATTCAAACAGAATGTATACCCTGTCTGATCAAAAGGGTGATCTTTGAAGTAGAACAAAGTACTTCAGATAAAAATCTACAAATAAGGATTATTCAAAACATATGTCATCTTCTTGGTGATTTGTACGATCCAGATGAATGTAGTGCGTATATTGCTACAAAAGTTCATCAGCGGACCTACCAGTTATTAAAAGATACTGATCCCTATGCTGTGTTAAAAGATCAAAGTAATTCTGTTGCATGTTCTCTTGTTGCTGATGTTACACGCTGTGTTGCTCAATCTAAGAACCCAATAAAAACAAGTATGATATGTGCTATAGTTGGAAATATTCTTGATTTTGGTATTGATGGGGGAAGTACCAATCCCGAAAATTTAACGAACCTGTTTTATAAATTGTATC
This region includes:
- a CDS encoding cyclic 2,3-diphosphoglycerate synthase yields the protein MLRHERVKVVIMGAAGRDFHNFNVFFRDNPHYEVVAFTAAQIPDIAGRKYPKQLAGDLYPQGIPIYPEEEVMDIIKKYDVDRVVFAYSDIPHTYVMNRASMANAAGADFMLMGAKSTMLQSSKPVIAVCAVRTGAGKSQISRQIFEILRNNKLRVASIRHPMPYDQNLISQICQRFASYDDLDKYNCTIEEREEYEPYIDMNGIIYAGVDYEMILREAEKEADVIIWDGGNNDFPFIKPNLLITIADPHRAGHEISYYPGEMNVRAADVVVINKVNTASKEAITMVKENIKLVNPQAKIILGNSVVTCDHPEQIQGKNVLVIEDGPTVTHGSMAYGAGTVAAQNNKAHEIVDPRPYAIGSIKTTFEKYNHLSRVLPAMGYGKKQIKELEQTINSIPCDLVISGTPIDLNRVVKINKPLLRVRYGVGPDTAQALEKIVVEFLKKQNLL
- a CDS encoding replication factor C small subunit encodes the protein MMTGTKEMTEDRASQEIWIEKYRPRTLEEIVGQDAIIERLLAYAKTKNVPHLIFAGPAGTGKTTSAIALARAVFGEKTWKQNFHELNASDERGIAIIRGKIKDFARTAPIGDVPFKLIFLDEADALTPDAQAALRRTIERYSHNCRFILSVNYSSKIIEPIQSRCAVFRFKPILPENIKQYIKKIATKEKLEITPDGLETLIYISRGDMRKAINLLQVGASVDHTITADLLYQTSTTARPEDVKQLILTALTGNFIAARNQLYDLLIKYGLSGEDIIRQMHTTIFDLTIPDEYKIQLIEKTGEIEFRIVEGSNEHIQLEALLAQFALIGKKLK
- the gcvPA gene encoding aminomethyl-transferring glycine dehydrogenase subunit GcvPA, coding for MNFIPNVSSKQELLEELHLQSIDELFVDVPHQIRIKNLNLPPGLNQQETEEKLKKIANKNKPCSMMPSFLGGGIKHHYIPAAVKTIVSRSEFYTAYTPYQPEASQGFLQAMFEYQSMICELTGMDVANASLYDGATALGEAALMCSRINNKKTFLVPTNVSWDKRCVLRNYTKGAGITIKEIPYDQKTGKINLNILAQHLDQTVCGVYLENPNFFGVFEDDVEHLYSLIKENNALFVVGVDPISLGIVKNPGEYHADIVIGEGRNLGNSLDFGGSSLGIFACKKEYVRQLPGRIIGLTTDAQGKRAFCMTLQTREQHIRRSKATSNICTNEGLCALTATVYLGLLGGTGLEKLSRINHKKAVDFCTTVTKIPGFHQEFQAAYFNEIVLRTPDARKVNYTLFKHGIHGGLPLETMYPELKNCLLFGVTELTTSEDIDHVSKILSEVF
- the gcvPB gene encoding aminomethyl-transferring glycine dehydrogenase subunit GcvPB — protein: MYRSVRYDEPLINELDDKPKAEFKPDSDIPASLRKKQNISLPDLEENQVVRHYLRLSQMNYGVDTGIYPLGSCTMKYNPKLCDRISAWEQFTATHPCQNQETIQGNLQLMYELEKMLCEITGMDAMTLQPAAGAHGEFTGLLIAKAYHEYHKDFARDQIILPDTAHGTNPASAAMAGYQIVEIPSTPEGTVDLTALKKTLSHRTAVFMLTNPNTLGIFEHDILDIAKLVHDAGALLYYDGANMNAIMGKARPGDMGFDIVHVNLHKTFATPHGGGGPGAGPVGVKKKLERFLPVPRIILEHTQYHLDYDYPQSIGKIRSFYGNFSVLVRAYVYITMMGADGLKEASEIAVLNANYMKEKILESGKYSLPGKNLRKHEFVLSCEKLLQEKGIRALDIAKRLLDYGLHPPTIYFPLLVKEALMIEPTETESKKTLDQYIDVLRIIADEDPALLHQAPQNTSVKRIDETKAVKDSILNWKMLQRKQEEKILLQKADTIK
- a CDS encoding radical SAM protein, whose protein sequence is MPSQKSVLVTGLPKETLSLCPECKNIIKATLFEKNGKVMIHKTCKNHGEFEDVYWSDVGMYLKAEKWAFDGTGVDNPFIKDAKICPQECGLCNLHLSHTCLALIDLTNRCNLQCPICFANANAAGYVFEPTFDEVVRMMENLRAERPVPCKAIQFAGGEPTIYPRFFDVIKKAKELGFAQIQVATNGLKMVDFEFCQNMRDAGMNTIYLQFDSLREKDYIAARGRKLLDIKLKAVENCKKVTPKPLSTVLVPTVVKTVNDDQVGAIAQYAVDNAQVIRGVNYQPVSFTGRIDTKELAKQRYTIPDLIKDLENQTTFLKKDDFYPVPIVAPVSELVSILSNRDEVTFTSHPHCGYATFVFVNNGTVTPIPRFVDVEGLFTRMEELAGKAEKYQFLIRIAKRFKKKSDLKKTFEKYFGEFIDKNKMPEGIDIVDALSTVAFEKDKKAVGEFTWKTLMIGAMHFQDSYNYDIERVKRCVIHYATPDDRIIPFCAYNGGPTYRTEVEQKFSTPLDEWRKRNKEK
- the rpe gene encoding ribulose-phosphate 3-epimerase produces the protein MVIIAPSILSADFSCLGDEVTALEQAGAEWIHLDVMDGHFVPNITMGPVVVAGIRKKTKLFFDCHLMIKEPHQYIEAFAKAGADLITIHAETTTDHKKILQKIHACGCKAGMSVNPETSLEPVKAVLTDLDLVLIMSVHPGFSGQSFIYDVVPKIRQARQLIDASKKEIFLQVDGGINQETARIAKQNGATVLVAANFVFKNKRYADAIRLLKEA
- the tpiA gene encoding triose-phosphate isomerase; protein product: MLKTPTIVVNVKTYTESTGTKALEIGQIMQTVAEETGASMAIAVQPMDIMLCSKNLKIPVYAQHIDPITPGSHTGWILPDAVVAAGAKGTLINHSEHRLILADIDSCITLAKKNNLDQIVCTNNVATSKAAAALSPNFIAVEPPELIGGDISVTTANPDIVKNSVDVVKKIDTDVRVLCGAGVKNGKDVQMALKLGADGVLLASGVVKAKDKLAVIRDLASGL